From Micromonospora nigra, one genomic window encodes:
- a CDS encoding type I polyketide synthase: protein MSTPVTCYLIGGTRVLVQCASRLLDAGIRVEGVFSDDSAVVAWAGDRGIRVLDPRADLVSVLSERPFDYLLSIVNFRILTPQVLALPAVAAINFHDGPLPRYSGSHVPAWALYEGAGRHAATWHVMTEAVDGGAVLLEKWFPVRNHSTALSLTYETAEVGIELFADLVPHLAKRSLPEPVDTSGRERRFYLRSARMAAGGLIHAGTTAAEAERISRALDYGSFPNPLAVPTLVTESGAVFVRQVRVVPRADRRAAMVAVSVTGTALKLAAPDADVLLSDFVAVDGSALSGRAAAQRLGIRPGEPVPAVSERRLASLAAAQEPLRTNEPWWRKRLTDLRPPPLSADDFSAASSGYGRYELAYEPESRDGTVSVIRAFLTVLAERMGETTFDFAWAPSRLRTLAEETHGLAAARVPVRFDDDRTGALADKLDETATRHGYATDLEVRLGLAQRPLGSDVPSFTRIMVLEREADEEAAVDPDTEVALVCHAVGPPTVFIRETAMDHDDALKFTERVEDVALNTLLRGEDPPRILDVLPDVAAIPAAEPGQAPAEPTRTVLDLVAAAVAGQPGATAVRVGGHHLDYEGLDAWADAVAAHLYEQGVGADTVVGVLTDRGPELLPAMLGVLRAGAAFLPLDPSYPVERLSRYLEVSRCDLILTDDRTHALAASLGPALRVPAPDGSVLAIPPRIDGDDLAYVLFTSGSTGEPKGVEITHAALANFLTGIGERLGSSHTDVVLAHTTVAFDISLLELLLPLTVGGTVALATREVARSPQKLADLIAEVNVAQATPSMWRLLLESGWTPQPDLVVLSGGEALPTATAARLHGGARELWNLYGPTEATIWVSCHRVESVGSFLPLGDPLPGMTLHVLDEDLRECAPGHEGHLYLSGVGLARGYANRPDRTAEVFLVHPGTGVRLYRTGDLVRLHTDGRIQWLGRADAQVKVRGNRIEPGEIETVLEEFGPVSAAVVVAVPFEGRGEPRLTAYLVADGTLTKAGLDEFVGARLPDYMVPDTYVRLDALPMTGNGKTDRARLPQPTRHTIIRSTVESTAPGATLATAPEAATAPEAVTAPPVTATPTVAATAPVSAAQLTDTIIRVFAGVLGHETFSADDGFFDLGGDSGNVTLAAAALSREIGVEVSPAVIFATGTPRRLAALLHPGPEDTPEEAAATDERQGVAAGPQAQTTAADAPDATSPAPVRAETPVTAPVRDETPVTAPAQAREETPAVASAPRPVPADQPAPDGALAVIGLACRFPGASTPDEFWGNLADGVVSTGAPPAGHRGWGHLWTDTDEVPTGWVDGVEQFDPGRFGLTDREARRLDPLQRLLLSVTDEALESCGHDAASLGARTGVFVGTIASDFPELVAGSIGHHDPHVATGTAISMVANRLSHTFDWSGPSFAVDTACSSSLVALHQAALSLRAGEVDAAVVGAANLVLTPSKTRSFARNGMLSPQGVCRTFDVAADGYVRGEGCGVLVLKRLADAERDGDPILAVVRGTAVNHTGGSAGFLTAPSVTAQEAVIRQAMAVSGVSPDDVGYIEAHGTGTQLGDLIELDGLRAALRGAGNGSVAVGSVKTNIGHLEPAAGIAGLIKTILALQAGHIPPSTNLDSPNRAFRFEDSPLYVPDRLTLWSGPQVAGVSSFGFGGVNAHVVLAAPAPLPVPATPGYDLLTLSAGSAEALRTLAERVVRLLRSPYCPPLVRLCAASRQRATGTHRLACVVDSIEQLDDKLLLFLAQVDGARLHLGVVDGDTGRPVLPSLGAEPDRETLEQVARQFVAGADLPPQPRAGVRFPTAPHQEKHLWLEPAGQPGPQVPRSTPEPADGRAAVPEPNIVDPVPGHTWTAHPEAEEHLVLGHPTLPGSAYPGKVAEIVGQDRFTIRELTLRAPVRTPARLTGERDGTTVRFRDGTGSVVCDVRVGDVEPADATLVPPAALDGATPVDVEDMYHAFEREGLGYGSGFRCVTSLVVAPGQAIGALRATTVAAAPVDARLLDGAYQVALAACGARGLYVPFTVERLTVLGPLPSSARVYARRVGDSAPDAGLLTASLVILDGDRPVLHAHRVTWKRIAPAPPPQASPALSAGDQVRFEPSAPATSNSRNGHSLVAAGGRGGVNGWGSTNGASGSNGFHGGHTAEAPGGAGSPAGAGAGPAPAGAGAPGPIVGGADVLGPTLAEWIAEALETDLESLERDVPLEQQGLDSMLAVSLAQDIRSRLGVDIPATLLLEVGTVDKLAEELRDAYGVTSASVPASRPGPAQSPTVSAPVPPATAAVSVPVPEPAPQAVPAAVPVPVRPSAVASVAAAPAAPVGSPVTVVERPTVGQSAPADETPTDRHDIAIVGLDGVFPSASNPTELWQVLMNRQDCLREVPESRWDLDSYYSTESKPGTVYLRRAGFVDDLTTFDAGFFRMSPAEAQWIDPQQRHLIQSAWRALEDAGLSGRIHGTSTGVFVGASYQHYRDMVVGDTVQTPAGLGNHNAILANRVSHFLDLSGPSMTIDTLCSSSLVALHTAVRSLRNGECDTAIVAGVHMALSPQYFQLGSRLRSFSPTGASRAFDASADGFVPGEGVVTVVLKPLRDALRDGDRVRAVVKGSAVNHGGRTSGLTVPSSAAQAEVVGAALRDAGVDPVGIQMVEAHGTGTGLGDPIEVEGLSRAWRVFTDRVQFCGIGSLKSNVGHLEPAAGLAGVVKVVLALENGVIPPTLHVVRPNDHIRFEESPFFVVDRPVLWPRGGRVRRGAVSAFGMGGVNAHVVVEEAPVVGRAPVVGQDSFVVRVSAASEDAVRVLAGAYADRLVGVSGAQVGDVAFTANVGRAVHRFRVAVAGADGDELAAGLRRVASGDRPIGRLAGRGPVTGFLFTGQGSQYPGMGAGLYAAEPVFREAIDECAGLLGSLDGWSLPGLLCDAPAQVLGQTGFAQVAIVAVQVGLVRLLGSWGVGPQVVAGHSVGELTAAWAAGVCDLPELMRLTRARAQAMQAQPSGGAMAVVNADVDVVHRLLVEHPGVEVAAYNGPSNVTVAGGVEAVDGFCRAVGRGQRLTVSHAFHSEAMSAAVPVFAEAVAGGVLRAPGMPFASTITGGWHTGESVTDPRVWAEGIRRPVRYAEAVRLVREGGAEVFWEIGPHPVLVPISRQVLPEAGLTWLHTLRRGHTDQRQLHDNLVDYYNQGHTDLTWPALHHQRGHRTTTIPTYPFQGRPLAAPQVTRGGGTTAPEAPAGNPSLSAAARELVVGHPLFDRHYEHQSEGS, encoded by the coding sequence ATGAGCACGCCGGTCACCTGCTATCTCATCGGTGGCACCCGGGTCCTGGTCCAGTGCGCGAGCCGGCTGCTGGATGCCGGGATCCGCGTCGAGGGTGTCTTCAGCGACGACTCCGCCGTCGTCGCCTGGGCCGGGGACCGCGGCATCCGCGTCCTCGACCCGCGTGCCGACCTGGTGTCGGTGCTCAGCGAACGCCCCTTCGACTACCTGCTGAGCATCGTCAACTTCCGGATCCTGACCCCGCAGGTACTCGCCCTGCCGGCGGTGGCGGCCATCAACTTCCACGACGGCCCGCTGCCCCGCTACTCCGGCAGCCACGTTCCCGCCTGGGCCCTCTACGAGGGTGCCGGACGGCACGCGGCCACCTGGCACGTGATGACGGAGGCCGTCGACGGCGGCGCCGTGCTGCTGGAGAAGTGGTTCCCGGTGCGCAACCACTCCACGGCGCTGTCGCTGACCTACGAGACAGCCGAGGTCGGAATCGAGCTCTTCGCCGACCTCGTACCCCACCTGGCGAAGCGGTCCCTGCCCGAACCCGTCGACACCAGTGGCCGGGAACGCCGGTTCTACCTGCGCTCGGCGCGCATGGCCGCCGGCGGACTCATCCACGCCGGCACCACCGCCGCCGAGGCCGAACGGATCTCCCGGGCCCTGGACTACGGCTCCTTTCCGAACCCGCTCGCCGTGCCGACACTGGTCACCGAGTCCGGCGCGGTCTTCGTGCGGCAGGTTCGGGTCGTACCCCGGGCCGACCGTCGCGCCGCGATGGTCGCGGTGTCGGTGACCGGGACCGCCCTCAAGCTCGCCGCCCCCGACGCCGACGTGTTGCTGAGCGACTTCGTCGCGGTCGACGGCAGCGCGCTCAGCGGCCGGGCCGCCGCGCAGCGGCTCGGCATCAGACCAGGCGAGCCCGTACCCGCCGTGTCAGAACGACGGTTGGCGAGCCTCGCCGCCGCCCAGGAACCGCTGCGCACCAACGAACCGTGGTGGCGCAAGCGACTGACCGACCTGCGTCCGCCGCCGCTGTCGGCCGACGACTTCTCCGCCGCGTCATCGGGGTACGGCCGGTACGAACTGGCCTACGAACCGGAGTCCCGGGACGGCACGGTCAGCGTCATCCGCGCCTTCCTCACCGTCCTGGCCGAGCGCATGGGCGAGACGACCTTTGACTTCGCCTGGGCACCGTCGCGCCTGCGGACCCTGGCCGAGGAGACCCACGGGCTGGCCGCCGCGCGGGTCCCGGTGCGGTTCGACGACGACCGCACCGGCGCGCTCGCCGACAAGCTGGACGAGACGGCCACCCGGCACGGCTACGCCACCGACCTGGAGGTGCGGCTCGGCCTGGCCCAGCGTCCACTCGGCTCCGACGTGCCGAGCTTCACCCGGATCATGGTCCTGGAGCGGGAGGCGGACGAGGAGGCCGCGGTCGACCCGGACACCGAGGTGGCCCTCGTCTGCCACGCCGTCGGTCCGCCCACGGTCTTCATCCGGGAGACCGCGATGGACCACGACGACGCGTTGAAGTTCACCGAACGCGTCGAGGACGTCGCACTCAACACCCTGCTGCGGGGCGAGGACCCGCCCCGCATCCTGGATGTCCTACCCGACGTCGCGGCCATCCCCGCCGCCGAGCCGGGGCAGGCCCCGGCGGAGCCGACCAGGACGGTGCTGGACCTCGTCGCGGCGGCCGTCGCCGGGCAGCCCGGCGCGACCGCGGTCCGCGTCGGCGGACACCACCTCGACTACGAGGGCCTCGACGCGTGGGCGGACGCCGTCGCCGCCCACCTGTACGAGCAGGGTGTCGGCGCCGACACCGTGGTCGGGGTGCTGACGGACCGGGGGCCGGAACTCCTGCCGGCCATGCTCGGTGTCCTGCGTGCCGGTGCCGCGTTCCTGCCGCTGGACCCGAGCTACCCGGTGGAGCGGCTCAGCCGGTACCTGGAGGTCTCCCGGTGCGACCTCATCCTCACCGACGACCGGACCCACGCCCTGGCGGCCTCGCTCGGGCCGGCGCTGCGGGTGCCCGCGCCGGACGGCTCGGTGCTGGCGATCCCACCCCGGATCGACGGCGACGACCTCGCGTACGTGCTGTTCACCAGCGGCTCGACCGGAGAGCCCAAGGGCGTGGAGATCACCCACGCCGCGCTGGCGAACTTCCTCACCGGCATCGGAGAGCGGCTCGGATCCTCCCACACCGACGTCGTGCTCGCGCACACCACCGTCGCCTTCGACATCTCGCTGCTGGAACTGCTGCTGCCGCTGACCGTCGGTGGCACCGTCGCCCTGGCCACCCGTGAGGTCGCCCGCAGCCCGCAGAAGCTGGCCGACCTCATCGCCGAGGTCAACGTCGCCCAGGCGACGCCGAGCATGTGGCGGCTGCTGCTGGAGAGCGGATGGACGCCCCAACCGGACCTGGTCGTTCTCTCCGGAGGGGAGGCGCTGCCGACGGCGACCGCCGCCCGGCTGCACGGCGGGGCGCGGGAACTGTGGAACCTGTACGGCCCCACCGAGGCGACCATCTGGGTGTCCTGCCACCGGGTCGAGTCGGTCGGATCGTTCCTGCCGCTCGGCGACCCGTTGCCCGGCATGACGCTGCACGTGCTCGACGAGGACCTGCGCGAGTGCGCTCCCGGCCACGAGGGGCACCTGTACCTGTCCGGCGTCGGGCTGGCCCGGGGTTACGCCAACCGCCCGGACCGGACGGCGGAGGTGTTCCTCGTTCACCCCGGTACCGGCGTCCGCCTCTACCGGACCGGTGACCTGGTCCGCCTGCACACCGACGGCCGGATCCAGTGGCTCGGCCGCGCCGACGCCCAGGTCAAGGTACGCGGCAACCGCATCGAGCCGGGCGAGATCGAGACCGTCCTGGAGGAGTTCGGGCCGGTCAGCGCGGCGGTGGTGGTCGCGGTGCCCTTCGAGGGGCGGGGCGAGCCCCGGCTGACCGCGTACCTCGTCGCCGACGGCACCCTCACCAAGGCCGGGCTGGACGAGTTCGTCGGCGCGCGACTGCCGGACTACATGGTCCCGGACACCTACGTGCGTCTCGACGCGCTGCCGATGACCGGCAACGGCAAGACCGACCGCGCCCGGCTACCCCAACCGACGCGGCACACCATCATCCGGTCGACCGTCGAGTCGACGGCCCCCGGGGCGACGCTCGCCACCGCACCGGAGGCCGCGACCGCACCGGAGGCCGTGACCGCACCGCCGGTGACGGCCACGCCGACGGTCGCGGCGACAGCGCCGGTCTCCGCCGCGCAGTTGACCGACACCATCATCCGGGTCTTCGCCGGCGTGCTCGGGCACGAGACGTTCTCCGCCGACGACGGGTTCTTCGACCTCGGCGGCGACTCCGGGAACGTCACTCTCGCGGCGGCTGCGCTCAGCCGGGAGATCGGGGTCGAGGTGAGCCCCGCCGTCATCTTCGCCACCGGAACCCCGCGCAGGCTGGCCGCCCTGCTCCACCCCGGCCCCGAGGACACGCCCGAGGAGGCCGCGGCCACCGACGAGCGGCAGGGCGTGGCCGCCGGGCCGCAGGCGCAGACCACAGCGGCGGATGCCCCCGACGCCACCAGCCCGGCACCGGTCCGGGCGGAGACGCCGGTGACCGCGCCGGTGCGCGACGAGACGCCGGTGACCGCGCCTGCGCAGGCGCGGGAGGAGACGCCGGCGGTCGCATCGGCACCCCGGCCCGTACCAGCCGACCAGCCGGCCCCCGACGGGGCCCTCGCGGTGATCGGCCTCGCCTGCCGGTTCCCCGGCGCGAGCACACCCGACGAGTTCTGGGGCAACCTCGCCGACGGTGTGGTCAGCACCGGTGCGCCGCCGGCGGGCCACCGCGGTTGGGGTCACCTGTGGACCGACACCGACGAGGTGCCCACCGGATGGGTCGACGGCGTGGAACAGTTCGACCCCGGACGTTTCGGTCTCACCGACCGGGAGGCCCGGCGACTGGACCCGCTCCAGCGCCTCCTGCTCAGCGTCACCGACGAGGCCCTGGAAAGTTGCGGTCACGACGCCGCGTCGCTGGGGGCGCGGACCGGTGTCTTCGTCGGCACCATCGCCAGCGACTTCCCCGAGCTGGTCGCCGGCAGCATCGGCCACCACGACCCGCACGTGGCCACCGGCACCGCCATCTCCATGGTCGCCAACCGGCTCTCGCACACCTTCGACTGGTCGGGGCCGAGCTTCGCCGTCGACACCGCCTGCTCGTCCTCGCTGGTCGCCCTGCACCAGGCCGCGCTGAGCCTGCGCGCGGGAGAGGTGGACGCCGCCGTCGTCGGGGCCGCGAACCTGGTGCTGACCCCGTCGAAGACCCGCTCCTTCGCCCGCAACGGCATGCTGTCGCCGCAGGGGGTGTGCCGCACCTTCGACGTCGCCGCCGACGGGTACGTGCGTGGTGAGGGCTGCGGCGTGCTCGTCCTCAAGCGCCTCGCCGACGCCGAACGCGACGGCGACCCGATCCTCGCCGTGGTCCGCGGCACCGCCGTGAACCACACCGGGGGGAGCGCCGGCTTCCTCACCGCTCCCAGCGTGACCGCCCAGGAGGCGGTGATCCGCCAGGCCATGGCGGTCTCCGGAGTGTCCCCGGACGACGTCGGCTACATCGAGGCGCACGGCACCGGCACGCAGCTCGGCGACCTCATCGAGCTGGACGGCCTGCGCGCCGCACTGCGCGGAGCCGGCAACGGCTCCGTGGCGGTCGGATCGGTGAAGACGAACATCGGTCACCTCGAACCGGCGGCAGGCATCGCCGGGCTGATCAAGACCATCCTGGCGTTGCAGGCCGGACACATCCCACCGTCGACCAACCTGGACTCGCCCAACCGGGCGTTCCGCTTCGAGGACTCACCGCTGTACGTGCCGGACCGGTTGACGCTGTGGTCCGGCCCGCAGGTGGCGGGGGTCAGCAGCTTCGGATTCGGTGGCGTCAACGCGCACGTCGTCCTCGCGGCCCCGGCCCCCCTGCCGGTTCCGGCCACCCCGGGGTACGACCTGCTGACCCTGTCGGCGGGATCGGCCGAGGCGCTGCGCACCCTGGCGGAACGGGTCGTCCGGTTGCTGCGTTCGCCGTACTGCCCACCACTGGTGCGACTCTGCGCGGCCAGCCGGCAGCGGGCCACCGGCACCCACCGGCTCGCCTGCGTGGTGGACAGCATCGAACAGCTCGACGACAAGCTCCTGCTCTTCCTGGCGCAGGTCGACGGTGCCCGCCTGCATTTGGGGGTCGTCGACGGTGACACCGGGCGTCCGGTGCTGCCGTCGCTCGGGGCCGAGCCCGACCGGGAGACCTTGGAACAGGTCGCCCGGCAGTTCGTGGCGGGTGCGGACCTGCCTCCGCAGCCGCGTGCCGGCGTGCGCTTCCCGACCGCGCCCCACCAGGAGAAGCACCTCTGGCTCGAACCGGCCGGGCAACCGGGGCCGCAGGTTCCGCGGTCCACCCCGGAGCCGGCCGACGGCCGGGCGGCAGTACCGGAGCCGAACATCGTCGATCCGGTGCCCGGCCACACCTGGACCGCGCACCCGGAGGCCGAGGAACACTTGGTGCTCGGTCACCCGACCCTGCCGGGCTCGGCGTACCCCGGCAAGGTCGCCGAGATCGTCGGCCAGGACCGCTTCACGATCCGGGAGCTGACCCTGCGGGCGCCGGTACGAACCCCCGCCCGGCTCACCGGCGAGCGCGACGGCACCACGGTGCGGTTCCGCGACGGCACCGGAAGTGTGGTGTGCGACGTCCGGGTCGGCGACGTGGAACCGGCCGACGCCACGCTCGTGCCGCCGGCCGCTCTCGACGGCGCCACCCCCGTCGACGTCGAGGACATGTACCACGCGTTCGAGCGCGAGGGGCTCGGTTACGGCTCCGGTTTCCGCTGCGTGACGTCGCTGGTCGTCGCCCCGGGACAGGCGATCGGTGCGCTTCGCGCCACCACCGTCGCCGCGGCGCCCGTGGACGCGCGCCTCCTCGACGGGGCGTACCAGGTGGCACTCGCCGCGTGCGGGGCCCGGGGCCTCTACGTGCCCTTCACCGTCGAGCGGTTGACCGTCCTCGGCCCGCTTCCGTCCTCGGCCCGTGTCTACGCCCGCCGGGTGGGAGACAGTGCCCCGGACGCCGGACTGCTCACCGCGAGCCTGGTGATCCTCGACGGCGACCGGCCGGTGCTGCACGCCCACCGGGTCACCTGGAAGCGGATCGCCCCGGCCCCGCCGCCGCAGGCGAGCCCCGCCCTCTCGGCGGGCGACCAGGTCCGCTTCGAACCGTCCGCGCCGGCGACCTCGAACTCACGCAACGGGCACTCCCTCGTCGCCGCCGGCGGCCGGGGCGGCGTGAACGGCTGGGGCTCGACGAACGGGGCGAGTGGGTCGAACGGCTTCCATGGCGGGCACACCGCCGAGGCTCCCGGCGGCGCCGGTTCCCCCGCTGGTGCCGGCGCCGGTCCGGCCCCCGCTGGTGCCGGCGCCCCCGGTCCGATCGTGGGCGGCGCCGACGTCCTCGGGCCGACCCTCGCCGAGTGGATCGCCGAGGCGCTGGAGACCGACCTCGAATCCCTGGAACGAGACGTTCCGCTGGAGCAGCAGGGGCTCGACTCGATGCTGGCCGTGTCGCTGGCCCAGGACATCCGCTCCCGGCTGGGCGTGGACATCCCGGCGACGCTGCTGCTTGAGGTCGGTACGGTCGACAAGCTCGCCGAGGAGCTGCGCGACGCGTACGGAGTCACCTCCGCGTCCGTGCCCGCGTCCCGGCCGGGCCCGGCCCAATCCCCGACCGTGTCGGCCCCGGTTCCGCCGGCCACCGCGGCGGTCTCCGTACCCGTGCCGGAGCCGGCGCCCCAGGCCGTGCCGGCGGCGGTACCCGTGCCTGTGCGCCCGAGCGCCGTGGCATCGGTGGCCGCCGCCCCGGCCGCGCCGGTCGGCTCCCCGGTGACCGTGGTCGAGCGTCCGACGGTGGGACAGTCCGCGCCGGCCGACGAGACGCCGACGGACCGGCACGACATCGCCATCGTCGGCCTCGACGGGGTCTTCCCGTCGGCGAGCAACCCGACGGAACTGTGGCAGGTCCTGATGAACCGGCAGGACTGCCTGCGCGAGGTTCCCGAGTCCCGGTGGGACCTCGACTCCTACTACTCCACCGAATCGAAGCCCGGCACCGTCTACCTCCGCCGTGCCGGCTTCGTCGACGATCTGACGACCTTCGACGCCGGATTCTTCCGGATGTCCCCGGCCGAGGCGCAGTGGATCGATCCCCAGCAGCGGCACCTGATCCAGTCCGCCTGGCGGGCCCTGGAGGACGCCGGCCTGTCCGGACGGATCCACGGCACCTCCACGGGCGTGTTCGTGGGAGCCAGCTACCAGCACTACCGGGACATGGTCGTCGGTGACACGGTGCAGACCCCGGCCGGTCTGGGCAACCACAACGCCATCCTCGCCAACCGGGTCAGTCACTTCCTGGATCTGTCGGGGCCGAGCATGACCATCGACACGCTGTGTTCGTCGTCGTTGGTGGCCCTGCACACGGCTGTGCGGAGCCTGCGCAACGGCGAGTGCGACACCGCCATCGTCGCCGGCGTGCACATGGCCCTCTCCCCGCAGTACTTCCAGCTCGGCTCCCGCCTCCGGTCGTTCTCGCCCACTGGTGCGTCGCGGGCGTTCGATGCGTCGGCGGATGGGTTCGTGCCGGGTGAGGGTGTGGTGACGGTGGTGTTGAAGCCGTTGCGGGATGCGTTGCGTGATGGTGATCGGGTTCGGGCGGTGGTGAAGGGTTCGGCGGTTAATCACGGGGGTCGGACGAGTGGTTTGACGGTTCCTAGTTCTGCGGCGCAGGCGGAGGTTGTGGGTGCGGCGTTGCGGGATGCGGGTGTGGATCCGGTGGGGATTCAGATGGTGGAGGCGCATGGGACGGGGACGGGTTTGGGGGATCCGATTGAGGTGGAGGGGTTGTCTCGGGCGTGGCGGGTGTTCACGGATCGGGTGCAGTTTTGTGGGATTGGTTCGTTGAAGTCGAATGTGGGTCATTTGGAGCCGGCTGCGGGTTTGGCTGGTGTGGTGAAGGTGGTGTTGGCGTTGGAGAACGGGGTGATTCCTCCGACGTTGCATGTGGTGCGGCCGAATGATCATATTCGGTTTGAGGAGTCGCCGTTCTTTGTGGTGGATCGGCCGGTGTTGTGGCCTCGGGGTGGGCGGGTTCGTCGGGGTGCGGTGTCGGCGTTTGGTATGGGTGGGGTTAATGCCCATGTGGTGGTGGAGGAGGCGCCGGTGGTGGGGCGGGCGCCGGTGGTGGGGCAGGACAGTTTTGTGGTGCGGGTGTCCGCGGCGTCGGAGGATGCGGTGCGGGTGTTGGCGGGGGCTTATGCGGATCGGTTGGTGGGGGTGTCGGGGGCGCAGGTGGGGGATGTGGCGTTCACGGCGAATGTGGGTCGGGCGGTGCATCGGTTCCGGGTTGCGGTGGCGGGTGCTGATGGTGATGAGTTGGCTGCGGGGTTGCGGCGGGTGGCGTCGGGGGATCGGCCGATTGGTCGGTTGGCCGGTCGGGGGCCGGTGACGGGGTTCTTGTTCACGGGGCAGGGTTCGCAGTATCCGGGGATGGGTGCGGGGTTGTATGCCGCGGAGCCGGTGTTCCGTGAGGCTATTGATGAGTGTGCGGGTTTGTTGGGTTCGTTGGATGGGTGGTCGTTGCCGGGGTTGTTGTGTGATGCGCCGGCGCAGGTGTTGGGGCAGACCGGGTTTGCGCAGGTGGCGATTGTTGCGGTGCAGGTCGGGTTGGTGCGGTTGTTGGGGTCGTGGGGTGTGGGTCCGCAGGTGGTGGCGGGTCACAGTGTGGGGGAGTTGACGGCGGCGTGGGCGGCGGGGGTGTGTGACCTGCCGGAGTTGATGCGGTTGACGCGGGCGCGGGCGCAGGCGATGCAGGCGCAGCCGTCGGGTGGGGCGATGGCGGTGGTGAATGCCGATGTTGATGTGGTGCATCGGTTGTTGGTGGAGCATCCGGGGGTGGAGGTCGCGGCTTACAACGGGCCGTCGAATGTGACGGTTGCCGGTGGGGTCGAGGCGGTGGACGGGTTCTGTCGGGCGGTGGGGCGTGGGCAGCGGTTGACGGTCAGTCACGCGTTTCATTCGGAGGCGATGAGTGCGGCGGTGCCGGTGTTCGCGGAGGCGGTGGCCGGTGGTGTGTTGCGGGCGCCGGGGATGCCGTTCGCGTCGACGATCACGGGTGGTTGGCACACCGGGGAGTCGGTGACTGATCCGCGGGTGTGGGCCGAGGGGATCCGTCGGCCGGTGCGGTATGCCGAGGCGGTGCGGTTGGTGCGTGAGGGTGGTGCGGAGGTGTTCTGGGAGATCGGTCCGCATCCGGTCCTGGTCCCGATCAGTCGTCAGGTTCTTCCCGAGGCGGGTCTGACCTGGCTGCACACCCTGCGTCGGGGTCACACCGACCAGCGTCAACTCCACGACAACCTCGTCGACTACTACAACCAGGGCCACACCGACCTGACCTGGCCCGCTCTGCACCACCAACGCGGGCACCGCACCACCACCATCCCCACCTACCCCTTCCAGGGGCGACCGTTGGCCGCGCCGCAGGTCACCCGGGGCGGTGGCACCACCGCGCCCGAGGCGCCGGCCGGAAACCCTTCCCTGTCCGCCGCCGCGCGTGAACTGGTCGTCGGCCACCCGCTGTTCGACCGTCACTACGAGCACCAGAGCGAGGGATCGTGA
- a CDS encoding aromatic ring-hydroxylating oxygenase subunit alpha, translated as MTRAFSMFDLIGKQDEERPYFETGGVGRSHEFYTGEEQFRREMERIYHRRWLPVDHVSRFKEKGCYATLDIGTGSILIIHGDNGIQAYHNYCRHRGYRLVEEAVGKRQSIVCLYHCWVYDRNGALKSLNGTYFDHFFDKAKNGLLPIRTEIRHGIIFVAFSDEAPDLDASLGEFGQFAQAYELETLECVQAKDYPVASNWKLVAHNVNESLHFPTAHKDLHRITDFDDAGTYELKGDIVGAWQVIRDGFNSVSMTGHSQRAPMPQVPEADRRKINWITILPNLLFGFTADYVMMQWVWPESPGTCVVRHFWLFHPSETAKSDFSHEAVFALWDKANYEDWELCERTHRGLSNPMWSPGQLSLDEEVVSQIDAWVAGQTEEDAR; from the coding sequence ATGACTCGCGCGTTCAGCATGTTCGACCTCATCGGCAAGCAGGATGAGGAACGCCCTTACTTCGAAACCGGAGGGGTTGGCAGGTCACACGAGTTCTACACCGGTGAGGAGCAGTTCCGGCGGGAGATGGAGCGCATCTACCACCGCCGCTGGCTCCCCGTCGACCACGTGTCGCGGTTCAAGGAGAAGGGGTGCTACGCCACCCTCGACATCGGCACCGGATCGATCCTCATCATCCACGGGGACAACGGCATCCAGGCCTACCACAACTACTGCCGGCACCGTGGCTACCGGCTGGTGGAGGAGGCGGTGGGCAAGCGGCAGAGCATCGTCTGCCTGTACCACTGCTGGGTCTACGACCGCAACGGCGCCCTCAAGAGCCTCAACGGAACCTACTTCGACCACTTCTTCGACAAGGCCAAGAACGGGCTGCTGCCGATCCGCACCGAGATCCGGCACGGAATCATCTTCGTCGCCTTCTCCGACGAGGCCCCCGACCTCGACGCGTCGCTGGGCGAGTTCGGCCAGTTCGCCCAGGCGTACGAACTCGAGACGCTGGAGTGCGTACAGGCCAAGGACTACCCGGTCGCGTCGAACTGGAAGCTCGTCGCCCACAACGTCAACGAGAGCCTGCACTTCCCGACCGCGCACAAGGACCTGCACCGGATCACCGACTTCGACGACGCCGGGACGTACGAGCTCAAGGGCGACATCGTCGGGGCGTGGCAGGTGATCCGGGACGGATTCAACTCGGTCTCGATGACCGGACACAGCCAGCGGGCACCGATGCCGCAGGTGCCGGAGGCCGACCGTCGCAAGATCAATTGGATCACCATCCTGCCGAATCTGCTGTTCGGGTTCACCGCCGACTACGTGATGATGCAGTGGGTCTGGCCGGAGAGCCCCGGCACCTGCGTCGTCCGCCACTTCTGGCTGTTCCACCCCTCCGAGACCGCGAAGAGCGACTTCTCGCACGAGGCGGTCTTCGCCCTCTGGGACAAGGCCAACTACGAGGACTGGGAACTGTGCGAGCGCACGCACCGGGGCCTGTCGAACCCGATGTGGTCGCCCGGGCAGCTCTCCCTCGACGAGGAGGTCGTCTCCCAGATCGACGCCTGGGTCGCCGGGCAGACCGAGGAGGACGCGCGATGA